The following proteins are co-located in the Rhodoligotrophos appendicifer genome:
- a CDS encoding response regulator, translated as MVRILLVEDNEMNRDMLSRRLIRNGYDVLIAEDGAVGVAMAISEQPDLVLMDMSLPVLDGWQATQQLKANPETAKIPIIALTAHAMAADKEKAEAAGCDDYDTKPIELPRLLEKMSRLLTAAAS; from the coding sequence ATGGTTCGCATCCTGTTGGTTGAGGATAATGAGATGAACCGTGATATGCTGTCCCGTCGCCTGATCCGGAACGGCTACGATGTTCTCATTGCGGAAGATGGCGCCGTTGGTGTTGCCATGGCCATTAGTGAGCAGCCCGATCTCGTCTTGATGGATATGAGCCTGCCGGTTCTGGATGGTTGGCAGGCGACACAGCAGTTGAAGGCCAATCCGGAGACAGCAAAGATACCGATCATCGCGTTGACGGCCCATGCGATGGCCGCCGACAAGGAGAAGGCAGAGGCGGCCGGTTGCGACGACTACGATACGAAGCCCATCGAGTTGCCGCGCCTATTGGAAAAGATGTCCCGGCTGCTGACGGCGGCAGCCAGCTAA